AAAACAATAGGTTGATACCCACTAGGCAATTTTACCAATCAGCCGCCACCCAGAAACCTTAACATTGTTTTCATTATTCTTGGTTTTCAACATTCTACAGCCGCcacaaaaaatcaatcaaaagcCTTTAAGGATTAATCACTTAAACAAAACTAACTTGGCAAATTACTTCTCTGTCAATGGGAATCCGTAGCTtgccctttttttttgttttatcttGATCCAACCAAATAAAAGGCAACAGTAGCCTCTTTCTAGAAATTGTCTATGGAATCACAGAGAATCATGAAGTACCAAATATTGGCTGTAATCGTAATTAAAAGGGACGACGGCAACAATTTATATGCGTCGAACATAAAAATTTCCCTAACACAACTACGATCAGAATAATTTGCAATATTTCACCGAGTATGAAAACTTTAGACGGCAAATTGATTTTATTCCTCAACAAATCAATCACGACTCAAGTATATAATGGAACATACATAGATATCGTCCACGTTATCTAATTAGACGCAAGTAGGCTCTGATATCAATTGATGGAAAGCAGATATGGACAACGGAATCAAACAGCCAGGATGTAATATAGACAATACATAATTACAAATTTTAATCGAACATAAAATCAATACTTATCTCTTGAAGCATGACCGCGATCGCGAGAAGCCTccgatgtgatgacccgaaaggtcatcacttattttagaaacaaatttagtgttctgaggccttaaaccctcctttttacctcacctcaatttgcgtgcgtgaTCCGGACGTatatccggaaagcttttatgtgaaaatataagaaatagaaatttctagagttaaaatttgattatggttgactttggtcaacattttgagcaaacggacccagatttgtgttccgacgatcctgggaggtccgcagtaaaatatgagacttgggtatatgcccagaaatgaattctgaggtcccaagccttagaaattaatttttgaaagaaattgttttgctcaattatttatgaaataaagaaaagaaataatatttgaaactattggtatcggacccgtattttggttccggagctcggtacaaatttgttaaaatatttaaatgataactgtgaaatttggtgaaaaatgaagTTTATTTTATCAGATTTGGACCTCCGGTTGAAGAGTAGtaaactttaagtgttcttgatgaaaatgatgagttttgtggtttaattcatagttttacatgttattttcatgatttgattgcacaagcaagtccgtatgatatttttgggttagtgtacatgtttgatttggagcccggagggctcgggtgagttttgaataagTCTCAGAGTGAAAATTGGACCTACgaagttgcaggtttttagctggtatgttgcaggtctgtaGGCctgactcgcaaatgcgagatcgcaAATGCGGATAACCCATCGCAAATGTGAGAGAAGGCTTGGGCAGGGctgatcacaaatgcgaagaggcCCAGAAATCCCTCTTGGACGCAAATGCGACTCCTCcgtcgcaaatgcgagttcgcaattgtaagcacgtaatttttgacctgCGCAAATTTTAAATTTAGttttagtattttaatatttttaaaatatttacttgactttattttaatataattttaatctttttacttttagtcctaagacataaaaaaacataaaatagttttatttatcgtATTTAtcgcttttctatatttttatctttagtttaagatcaattagtatatttttattcatggtatcttaattttatcatgattttagcctattttctttactttttactttattgttataacatttaaaaatacaaaaaaagtagtttcattttaaaattttgtttatttacttaactaagtttaattaatattttggtaggatttttgagtttgtctttctccaacaagaaaatttgtaggcccaaattgttatgactctattgtggtttattgcgcttcatatgttattatcaccatttttcccttgccaggatgttgtttgatattattgttcctttgtcgggatgtttgtttgatattattgttcccttgccgggatgtttgttttgatagtattgttcccttgtcgggatgttgttgaaatatcattgttcccttgcggggaagttgttatattgctcttgttcccttgccaggattccttgtgattattgttggcttgtaattgggagcgggtggtacgcctaccacaagatataataaaatgggagcgggtggtacgcctaccacaagatataatgaaatgggagcgggtggtacgcctacctcTTTTAACTTAAACTCAATTATTCTTAACTCATTCTTCCCAACTCATTGACCCATTTATGTGCAAGATTTAATCATAACCATCTAATCTGATGGTTATCGTCCCTTTCCACCTTCATATAAAATATCCAATTATAGAAACCTTAACCAAGTTTCCAATTCCTTGAACTAAAAAAATGAACCAGTCGCGTATCAGCTTGACTCCATCTCTCCCATTTTCCCAAATCACCATGGAAACTCCATAGTTACACAGCTTCCCACCCTAAAGCTCCCCAAATAGCTGCAAAATTCACCATGATTAACACCAATTTTCAGCTCAAAGCCGCTGCAAAAACGCAGCACTTCTCCCCCCAAATCAGTTGCAAAATCCAGTCGAAGAGCTGCTGAAAAATAGCCCCGAAACGCAGCAGCAAACAGTCCTAAAATCAGCACTCCACACTAAGCAAGAACAACTCTATCTTCAGCCAAAAACCCAGCGAAAATTCCAAGCCAAAACTCCATGAAAGGCTGATGAAAATCAGTCCAAAAAGCAACAAAAACTCAACAACAAAGCACCAAAAAATGCTGATAAATTCTGCCCTTCAAACAACCACGCAATCCCAGCTTAAACCGCCGAAAATCCAGCCTTaaaataacctcaaaacaaaGGTCGTCGGCGAGTCCGATTTCCTCGCCTGAAATTGTCGTCCGAAGTGTAGTTCGCGGTCCTTGTTCTAtcttgttgctgctgtattttcGTGATTGGATTCGGTAGATTCGAGGTGATGTTCTTGCGTTCTCTCGATTAATCGAAAAGTTTCGCGCGATAAGGTTCAATCCTTTACTCATTCTAATGTTAACTATTTGCTTGGTGATCCGATTTTATGACTTGTTATCTATGATTTTGAATGTGTCTGCTAGTATGTCTACTTGAATTGATTGCGAGTGAATTGGAATCGCACGTTTAGTTACACGAATCGTATGCTTACTTTGAATTGGAAAATGGAACTGTCAGTTGTTGAACTTAAAAGAGCAATCTGCGGAGATGCGGTTAAAAATAAAATTGGACCTAAAATTATGGAATGAGATAAAATACAGTTGTTAGTATTCTAAATTTTTCACTTACGTAGATCTATTTACTAATTTATCGGTAGGAACATGCTTAGGCCGTCAACACTTGGGTAagcaagccttaggatttttattagttttcgtGGCGAGATGTCGTTCCCTTAATTAAATTTATCCGGAGAATGCCCCgagggatttgtatatatttatccAGGGTATGCCCCGTAGTATTTGTATTCGGAGACCGAAAAATAGAACTTGtagtatttttgttttattttcaatttttttttctttattttaggcggggacgacctcgagcctcttttgtgtttatttttcttttttttttgtgacttTGCCTCAATTCGAACATTTTAAAAGCCGTCTAGATCAAgtacgcaaccgtactagttacaggacttggggaatgcctaacaccttctccccgagtcaaatgaaccctctTACCCAAATCTCCGATGCATACTCaatttggagtccaaagtgttttaaaggaaaaattatttttttcaaaaaaaaaacgatGACCTGGCATaccgaaatcaaatgtcaggtggtGACTCtaagttatttccttttgaacacaattttgtcacgTTCTAATTGGAAAATTATTTTCAAGCTTTAcaaatctttttattattttaagagagTTAGTGAGGTTTGTAAAGGGGGGTGTGACAGCAATTGCGAATAGTGGTCGCAAATGTGAGTGTAGCAGGTGCtgaagggtttgcaattgcgaaccttggtcgcaattgcgatatttacgacctgcaaattcataacttagccgaaaatttatcattttacaaaccctttcaaaaccaaaacactctagggcgatttttcaaagacaagtactcttccaaatcgatgtAAGTCATTTGtaacttgtttttattaatctttaacatcttttctcatgatttcaactcaaaatcaaaggttttcatggagaaaattgggtgttttgggtagaacctaggtttttaaaattttggggatttggacctcgatttgaggtccgatttcaaaacaaattgtatatttgggttcgtggggaatgggtaatcgggttttggttcgaacctcgggttttgaccatgtgggcctgggggcgatttttgactttttaggaaaaCCTTTAGaaaacatattttcatgcattagaattgattcatttagcatttatttatatagttaagtaacttgtggctagatacgagcgaattggtggtggaatcaagaggtaaagcaatagttgaggcttgaattgtgtttgtggcatcgaggtaagtgtttggtctaaccttagcttgaaggattaagagttgtgtcttatttgctacgtgttaattgtggagtacgatgtataggcatggtaacgagtatctatacgtcggtgtgaagcatgcccgtgagtcttgcattgtaatttttatgactccgttgtggtttattcgtgcttcatatgagaattatattgttgttcccttgctgggatgttgttgttacattattattcccttgctgggatgttgttgttatactattgctcccttgccgggattcttttatgattggtgttaataaatgaaatgagagcggattgcacgcctgcaacggtaattcatgaaatgggagcgggttgcacgcctgcaacggtaatacatgaaatgggagcgggttgcacgtttgcaacagtaatacatgaaatgggagcgggttgcacacctgcaactgtactatatgaaatgggagcgggttacacgcctgaaacggtactatatgaaatgggattgggttgcacgcatgcaatggtattacatgtgtacttgtttttcttatttccttatcttttgttggtaattgatttatggcgttccttacatttctctattgttatctgttactccctgTAACATTtttcccccgcccaactttagctgtaattatctgcttttatttccgttgtatatgatttaactgcacaaatttatttggtagtctggtcctagcctcgtcactacttcgccgaggttaggctaggcacttaccagcacatggggtcggttgtgctgatactacactctgcactatgtgcagatactgatatcgGAGCATTTGGACCGCAGTGATAGTGTTGTCTCCAGTCCACTCAGGCGACCCGAGATAGTCCTGCAGACATCCgggggccttggcgtctcctcctatcacttctctttctgtttttacttattcagagacagatttgTGTAATTTCATTcggaccttatttgtagtatttttagatagtccgtgacttgtgacaccaaattctgggtagtattgtactttAAACTATATAGCAGTATTTGGTTGAATTATTAAGTATTCATCTTCCGCATTTccgattatttaatttattccgttttttaatcacttattattttaaattgttgaaaatgtttaataaaaagggtaatgattTTATAATATTCGACTTGCCTAGCTCCTATgggtaggcgccatcacgactccaggctgggaaatccggatcgtgacatccAAGCAAGAACGAAACCGTCCACGAGATCATCCTCCAATTCCACAGTCTTCTGTTGTGTTACCCGAATAATGCCTGGATTTAGCGAAATTCGTGTGGGCGAATTTCTCCTAGGAAAAGCATGTAGTAACAACCTTGCCTCCTTATGGATACAAAATCCACCTGCAGAGTTTACACATGAAAatttataagctttcataaaggtgtatcatcaatctctaggtcgagacatggattccatcaactaactattactttgccaatgtatattattattgtccAATTTACCAGgaatattgacccacgaaagaatctcgccttttaataaatcaaaacaataataatatacacaactaataacaattatatcaagattaagattataagtacatttaatagctagagagtttattttattaagtcagtataaaacacttatctctacttgatccgttcaatacatacaaaatataccagcacaagaagttggaattaaaccattcccataatcaagataaattatctttaatcttgtgctacaatcattcttgatagtttgtccaattccatcattagattgtgaacatgatctttatacttataagaaccgatgatttaatctttaatatataagctaaactctatacactaaatcatctgcTATATAAGTAAGACACAGAtgaatatatgatctatttaaaattttattaaaattgaatAAGCAATTGTTCCACAATAAATACTATATCCAAACCAAAATTCATGGTTAATATgatatatcccaacaatctcccacttagacttttaaccatgaCAATTAATAGAATATACTATGTCTaaatgcatggttaatagtatataccCTAACAATTACACAGTGTGGAGTTTACCCAGTGCGCACAGAGTGTTCACCATAGAGTGCCCACCCAAAGTGCAGTGGTTGTGGCAAAGAATGTAGCGGGTAAGGGTTTTCCTGagattccaaaaaaaaatagatAGATGCTAGCTAGTCTAGTATATGTATGTAATTACGTGTTCTCTTCGCATCGACTCGATATTCTTGTTAGAAATATAATAGATATGCCTTAGATCTAATTTTATATTTAATAATTTGAACATTTTTTTGCGGACATTATTTGATAAAACATATATGCCGTCTTATATTCTTTTATCGAAGCTATTATTAATTTGATTAACTTGATAAGGttcttgattaaattttgagacttgcaTTATTAGTAtattgtatttgtaaaataattctggagaagaaaaataatttaaaaatagaaatgtagaaGAAGTAGAAATTAATTTGAGCTCACTGAATTCACATTATTTTCTTAAGTAACTTAACTTTCTCCTAGTACCTGAGGTTGTAGATTATTTCTTCCCATGATAGAATGGATTACACACTGAGATAGCAGTACTTCAAACCTCAGTATTTTAAAGAACACAAATGGTGGCAGCAATCACACTTACATTGTTTGTTTTATAAGAAAACAACGCAGAAAGGAAGAGGAGAATTCAGAATTTTCGTAAGAAAAATCTGAGGGAATGGCCTGCTATTTATAGCCAGCAGGTTGGTTTtaaatgaagaggtgcaactcttcaagGTGACCGTTCACGTAAAATGGCTATTATGTAAATGGctatttacaaaaaataaaacgGGGAAATAAAATCGGAGGGTAACTTTAAATTACCGTTACAAAAACGGTCGATTTGGATTAAAAATTAatatttaacaaataaatttgatataaaaattaatcaatcagattatttgaccaaatccgaCACCGAGCGAGCGACGATGACGGCGCAagacttgccttcttctcaactctttaagagctagaagaagtgtAATCATATATATACTCAACAAATGAGCTTTCATCCTCCACTATGGGACAATATTCCTTTGTAAAGGAGGGAAAATCAAAATTTTATTCTTCCCTCCATTTCCTATTCACCCCTATTTTAAGCTAAACCAAGCTTAAACCCAACAtacattgtgatggagatcacGATAATGAGAGTGAGGTTTCTTTTAATTGAATCTAAAtatgttcttgatcgtaggattattaatttggacattcataatccggttagatcaatatatATGTGATCGTTTTTATGAGATAAAGATTACTTGATATCATTAATTAAATTACATATATAGATGacgcatatagagatatgatcatcgAACCGACTCATTgaataattcctaatggttagaattatcataaactgtcaataggatattttcttgaaaaatgtgatgtaagagtttcctttgacctgagatcgtcatagtaattgacaagttttTAATTGTGTTTTGATACTAGACATATATGGCTCTATGACGATaattgaaaggatattgggtacaattaaatacttgtagaattaggtACTGATCAaattcttgagagtaaattgtatacttcattatATCAAGTTGCTAAGGAGTATTGCTAGACACCActcttgattagtatattgatgtggtcaatttactacctgcttagtattgaacctatgaagtcgcacactaacgagtgtcttgatctttgctaaaggattaattactttattatttgataattaaattaaagaatttgattagtcaaataaatttagttattagtccaaataaaatattattatattttttgctAGCACAAAGAATAAAATTAGTATTGTGAACAAATTAAGTTTTCTATTTGGgatataaaattaaattatttctcttggttgaaatatatatgtaatatatataATATCAATTAATATTAATTTATTCTTAGCAATTTGTAATTGGAGATAAAAGTCCATGAATGGACTTGTGGGAAAAGTAATCCAATTTGGACTTGGACTTAACATGAACGTCCACAAAGGACGCGTTTGACAACTTCAATAGGAAATTGGAATTGGACTTTATGGACAGTCTTTTGCGGTAGTAATTCTTAAGAAGAATTACTATTACAAGAAAGTTATTTCTTGTTTTGCTACTTTTGAGTTggaattttttagaaaaatttcagcacaatATTTTCATTCAATATGTTAGtaggtttcattgatcaaagagttgatagcaaaaATTAGTCTCGGTGTGTATACGCATAAaatcttcgcactatcgaagaatttttgaaacgagactctctCTCTCTCCTGGCTACGTCTTAGATTCGATctttaacatgtaaataaattttaaacacgaaaaaaACTTTCTAGAATTGTTATTGTATAGTCAATCTTATTGATGAAGCTTGAAGCCTAGACTAGCTAGGAAGTTGCAGTATTTGAATTCCTATCTTAGTTAGATTAATTGTAGATATTTTAGGAGTTGTAGCCTTATAAGCGATGGCGAAGCCGGAAAATTCAATAATTAATTTTTTGCAAAGTGTGTTATTCAAAGCGTTTAAAGTCTATTTTTTATTAATGAAAGTAGAAGTAATAATTTTATCTTATACAAAGTATATTTGGCCATTCTTTGTCATATATAGATTTGCCTCTACTTGTAAGGGTGATTGTTGATAAGTTTTTGCCTGCTTATTTTGCTTTCTCTTTTGAGCTGTAAATACTTCTAGTTGgtaataaaaaatttaattaccaaaaaatattaaatttaagAAGATATGCTGCGTATTTTAGACAAACACTTTTATCATCAAGATTAAATTTTTCCTTACGGTGcatataaaaattttaaaagacAAATAATATAATTTTATCCCGTTTAAAGCAATAGATAATTAATAGCATGTGGGACTAAAAAATTGATTAAATGAACTGGTCTCGGGATTCAACCTCTGTTTTAAAAGGCAGAATTGGGGCTCGCCCTGGGGCGAAGCACTCGTAAAACGCCCTTGGACTTATGTGTGGTGCTTAGTTCCGTGAGATTTACGTCTCGGACGTCGCCCAACGCCCAGTGTACTAAGCTTGCCTAATAGAACTTTATGCAAATATGTGTAACTAACcttgtaaatcctcaaattttcttaataaatcgttgactattcaaaattattttttttcttaatcataaatcattagttgagagtattttatgccataattaaaataaaaattattgcgCATTATCCACTAAGACTGCTATGAtagtaaattttaaataaatctttcatttagaaagtatttatttatttacttttgttatgtctttattatataatagttcataattttttttataattatttttctaactATTATTTTTTCACGTTTACGAgatacaatacttattaatttaatagctcGGTATTAGCTAGCGCaactatttacaaataattaattATCATGGTATAGTTTAGTgaattatgtgtcactttattaacttgttgaaatttaaattgtgaattatatttttatataaattctctttAATATGctttcaaatagaaagcatattaaataaaaggagtatatttaaaaaaatatcaaattataatatcgaaattctttcaagattcattactcattaagagatacatataagatttcgtatcgaatacattacttttgatgtttgagttgtaaCGTTGTTGcagctaatttgcatattatgatatatgtcatacttttcGTATTAATCATAGTCGAATTATAATTTATAAGTATTTTAAATAGATTAGttgttataattttgtgattttaatgtaatttttataactattttttattttatatcttaGAATTCTTGAAACTAGTAAAATTTAAAGATATGTGGGACTTACTCCCCATGTCTTAGGGCTTACGCCTCGCCTCGTCAGAGGTAAAACGCCTTGCCTCACGTCCCCGCCTTTCAAAACATTGGATTCAACAAGTTACTACTACCATTTAACGTATCAACAACGCGATATTTAATTTTTGCCTTCACCAACACACGGTACTCCAAAGGTAAAATATCAAGTGTTTGAAGAAATCAATATCTCAAGAAAAGTTTACTCACTATTCGTCGTGATTTTCAAAAATggttgtctcaaattatttgtcattttagaaaaTCAAGACTAAATTAATTACTTTTTTCCTATATAACCTTTAATATTAATTGTTCTTGAAGACTTCATATACCTCAATTATGAATAAATATTAAATGAATAGAAATTATATCTTAAAATATAAATAAGGGTAAAATACTAAAAAAAGGCGTGTAAAAAAGAAACACGACTGATAATTTGAGAAGGATGCAGTATTATTAACTAGACAGCAATATGTCTCCTCCTACGTTCTTGGTTGaagaaattataaaaacaaaagtATTTTGGTGCACAAGATATACCCGCATCACGTAAGGCTCGGGGAAGGACCACAACTTAAGGGGTTATAATGCATACTGCCTACTCCGATGAGAGAATCAATGATTAATTCAATAGATTGAACCTATGATTTATAAATCTTACGGAGACAACTTTAATGCTGCTCCAAAGCTCTCATTCCAATCGAAGAATGTATAATTTAGGAAATTTAGATGAGAAAAAATTGTACAAATTTGTATTGGGATTGAGTTTATGTACATTGGCGAAATACATTTTTTATACTATATATTTTTAACATCCATATGTGACGGAGCCTAAAATTCAACTTCTAACGTTTAGAACAAGAAATGAAGAATCAGTCAACTTTCCACCCGGtgaattttctttttcctcaCGCTGAATTTGGAATGCTGCGGTGTAGTATTATATATTGGAAAATTTGAGATTTTAGTCCCTCAAATGTCAACAAATTATGATTTTGGTCCTTGTGATATCTTGATTAAAAATATTTAACCTTCAATTAATTGAAATGTGCCACTATTTAtcaatctattttttttaatcttCACAACTTTACAAATCGTTACACATAATTACGAtgtctatcggaaacaacattTCTGTTTTTATAGgataggggtaaggctgcgtacacactaccctccccagactttACGTATGAGAATAAGCTgcgtttgttgttgtttttgtcgTCGTTACACATAATCACGATGTGTTATATTGAGTAGAGTATGTATTATTACTCCATATTTGCGGGTAATGCAGTTCTAAAAATAGTCTAATATAACATATTTCCTACATAAAAGGACCAAAAACACACATTTCTATTAATTGAAGGTTAATTGTGCTTAATCATATATAACAAGGACTGAAATTAAAATTTATTATAACAGAGGGACCAAGAATGCTATTGTCCCTTATATATATGGTAGAGTGATATGTCCTATTTACAATCTTGCATATTATTTATTTGATACACAAAATGGAACTTTTTCTCCTCTCTTTTGCAATAACACTTGCTATTATCATCAATTTTTTGTTCAAATATTTCTTTGCCAAACCTAAAGAAAAAATCCCTTTAGCTCCAGGGACTTTTGGTTGGCCAATTATTGGAGAAACAATCCAATTCCTTATATCACTTTACTATGGATTAGTCCATGAATTTGTTCAAAAAAGAACCAACAAATACAATTCCAATGTCTTTAAAACCTCATTACTTGGCCAAAATGTGGCTGTATTTTCAGGTCCAGCAGCTAATAAATTCATATTTACCAATGGAAATAAACTTCTTATTGGTTATAGACCTCCTTCTGTCCAAAAACTATTCCCTTCTACATCATTTGTACCTATAGAACATGACACAAAAAGAGCACAAAATGTCATTAGCTATTTTCTTAACTCAAAAAATGTTGATAAACTTATTAGTACTATGGACAATATGTCACATTTTCACTTGGAAAATCATTGGAAAGGTAAAAATGAAGTGATTGTGTATGATTTAGTGAAGTTATTCACTTTCTCCCTTTCTATCAGAGCATTTACGGGGATCGAAGATTCAGATAAAATCTTGAATTTTTACGAGAAATTCAAGATTTTTACGCAAGGTCTTTTGGCAATGGACATAAATTTTCCTGGCACAACATTTTACAAAGCAATGAAAGCTGGGATTGaattaaggaaagaaatgaaGGCTATTATTGAACAAAGAAGAGAAGAATTGCTAGAAAATCCAAATTTTCCAAAGGTTGATGTGTTAACTCAATTGTTAGATGAACAAGATGGAGATGGAAAGTATATGACTGAAGTTGAAATAAGTGATAAGGTTTTTGGATTTATTATTGGTAGTTATGATACTACTGCTACAACTATTACTTTGACTATGAAATACCTTCAAGAGAAGCCTCAGTTCTTCAATGAAATAATAGAAGGTACTTCTTTTTTTTCGAATTCAATTTATTATATTCGTA
The Nicotiana sylvestris chromosome 11, ASM39365v2, whole genome shotgun sequence DNA segment above includes these coding regions:
- the LOC104234536 gene encoding beta-amyrin 28-monooxygenase-like, whose translation is MELFLLSFAITLAIIINFLFKYFFAKPKEKIPLAPGTFGWPIIGETIQFLISLYYGLVHEFVQKRTNKYNSNVFKTSLLGQNVAVFSGPAANKFIFTNGNKLLIGYRPPSVQKLFPSTSFVPIEHDTKRAQNVISYFLNSKNVDKLISTMDNMSHFHLENHWKGKNEVIVYDLVKLFTFSLSIRAFTGIEDSDKILNFYEKFKIFTQGLLAMDINFPGTTFYKAMKAGIELRKEMKAIIEQRREELLENPNFPKVDVLTQLLDEQDGDGKYMTEVEISDKVFGFIIGSYDTTATTITLTMKYLQEKPQFFNEIIEEQNEISRQMKPRKVLCWDDIQKMRKTWSFVNEVLRNKPVVQGIFREAIEDITYEDFVIPKGWKIYLSFGATQKNDEYFPNPNKFDPSIFEGKGELVPYTSVPFGGGHRMCPGKEFARLLILVFLHNLLKNFRWKAKVPSEKILYPFFLLAIPTDGYPVNLYNV